A window of Pan paniscus chromosome 10, NHGRI_mPanPan1-v2.0_pri, whole genome shotgun sequence contains these coding sequences:
- the WBP11 gene encoding WW domain-binding protein 11, whose product MGRRSTSSTKSGKFMNPTDQARKEARKRELKKNKKQRMMVRAAVLKMKDPKQIIRDMEKLDEMEFNPVQQPQLNEKVLKDKRKKLRETFERILRLYEKENPDIYKELRKLEVEYEQKRAQLSQYFDAVKNAQHVEVESIPLPDMPHAPSNILIQDIPLPGAQPPSILKKTSAYGPPTRAVSILPLLGHGVPRLPPGRKPPGPPPGPPPPQVVQMYGRKVGFALDLPPRRRDEDMLYSPELAQRGHDDDVSSTSEDDGYPEDMDQDKHDDSTDDSDTDKSDGESDGDEFVHRDDGERDNNEEKKSGLSVRFADMPGKSRKKKKNMKELTPLQAMMLRMAGQEIPEEGREVEEFSEDDDEDDSDDSEAEKQSQKQHKEESHSDGTSTASSQQQAPPQSVPPSQIQAPPMPGPPPLGPPPAPPLRPPGPPTGLPPGPPPGAPPFLRPPGMPGLRGPLPRLLPPGPPPGRPPGPPPGPPPGLPPGPPPRGPPPRLPPPAPPGIPPPRPGMMRPPLVPPLGPAPPGLFPPAPLPNPGVLSAPPNLIQRPKADDTSAATIEKKATATISAKPQITNPKAEITRFVPTALRVRRENKGATAAPQRKSEDDSAVPLAKAAPKSGPSVPVSVQTKDDVYEAFMKEMEGLL is encoded by the exons aacaAAAAACAGCGCATGATGGTTCGAGCTGCAGTTTTAAAGATGAAGGATCCAAAACAGATAATCCGAGACATGGAGAAATTGGATGAAATGG AGTTTAATCCAGTGCAACAGCCACAATTAAATGAGAAAGTACTGAAAGACAAGCGTAAAAAGCTGCGTGAAACCTTTGAACGTATTCTACGACTCTATGAAAAAGAGAATCcagatatttacaaagaattgaGAAAGCTAGAAGTAGAATATGAACAGAAGAGGGCTCAACTTAGCCAATATTTTGATGCTGTCAAG AATGCTCAGCATGTGGAAGTGGAGAGTATTCCTTTGCCAGATATGCCACATGCTCCTTCCAACATTTTGATCCAGGACATTCCACTTCCTGGTGCCCAGCCACCCTCTATCCTAAAGAAAACCTCAGCCTATGG acctCCAACTCGGGCAGTTTCTATCCTTCCTCTTCTTGGACATGGTGTTCCACGTTTGCCCCCTGGCAGAAAACCTCCTGGCCCTCCCCCTGGTCCACCTCCTCCTCAAGTCGTGCAGATGTATGGCCGTAAAGTGGGTTTTGCCCTAGATCTTCCCCCTCGTAGGCGAGATGAAGACATGTTATATAGTCCTGAACTTG CCCAGCGAGGTCATGATGATGATGTTTCTAGCACCAGTGAAGATGATGGCTATCCTGAGGACATGGATCAAGATAAGCATGATGACAGTACTGATGACAGTGACACCGACAAATCAGATGGAGAAAGTGACGGGGATGAATTTGTGCACCGTGATGATGGTGAGAGAGAcaacaatgaagaaaagaagtcag GTCTGAGTGTACGGTTTGCAGATATGCCTGGAaaatcaaggaagaaaaagaagaacatgaAGGAACTGACTCCTCTTCAAGCCATGATGCTTCGTATGGCAG gtCAAGAAATCCCTGAGGAGGGACGGGAAGTAGAGGAATTTTCAGAGGACGATGATGAAGATGATTCTGATGACTCTGAAGCAGAAAAGCAATCACAAAAGCAGCATAAAGAGGAATCCCATTCTGATGGCACATCCACTGCTTCTTCACAGCAGCAGGCTCCGCCGCAGTCTGTTCCTCCTTCTCAGATACAAGCACCTCCCATGCCAGGACCACCACCTCTTGGACCACCACCTGCTCCACCATTACGGCCTCCTGGGCCACCTACAGGCCTTCCTCCTGGTCCACCTCCAG gaGCTCCTCCATTCCTGAGACCACCTGGAATGCCAGGACTCCGAGGGCCCTTACCCCGACTTTTACCTCCAGGACCACCACCAGGCCGACCCCCTGGCCCTCCCCCAGGTCCACCTCCAGGTCTGCCTCCTGGTCCCCCTCCTCGTGGACCCCCACCAAGGCTACCTCCCCCTGCACCTCCAG gtATTCCTCCACCTCGTCCTGGCATGATGCGCCCACCTTTGGTGCCTCCCCTTGGACCTGCCCCCCCTGGGCTGTTCCCACCAGCTCCCTTGCCAAACCCTGGGGTTTTAAGTGCCCCACCCAACTTGATTCAGCGACCCAAGGCGGATGATACAAGTGCAGCCACCATTGAGAAGAAAGCCACAGCAACCATCAGTGCCAAGCCACAGATCACTAATCCCAAGGCAGAGATTACTCGATTTGTGCCCACTGCACTGAGAGTACGTCGGGAGAATAAAGGGGCTACTGCTGCTCCCCAAAGAAAGTCAGAGGATGATTCTGCTGTGCCTCTTGCCAAAGCAGCACCCAAATCTGGTCCTTCTGTTCCTGTCTCAGTACAAACTAAGGATGATGTCTATGAGGCTTTCATGAAAGAGATGGAAGGGCTACTGTGA